A genomic segment from Bradysia coprophila strain Holo2 chromosome III, BU_Bcop_v1, whole genome shotgun sequence encodes:
- the LOC119079435 gene encoding facilitated trehalose transporter Tret1-2 homolog, whose product MQISKSDPKIKQETYTKYDENKEKDFNSNINLEFKTVEHNEKPLLDYSTIKNKRFSPLLRQVIASSGPILATVAAGMTSGYSAILLPQLQLNDSSIQISHDEASWIASMAALPMALGCIIGGIIMEKYGRKMAHLILNVPFIVGWIVIAASTNLTWILIGRFVTGFSVGLLGPPASVYIGETSGPKYRGFLLAGVSLAIAIGILIAHLIGTFFSWKLTALLCAVCPLISFLCMLLAPESPSWLLSKGKVEYALKSFKWLRGSDDESLREFRNMVDNQNTSTNVSNYSWAVLKDNIRQPTFLKPLFILLGFFLTMQFAGVNAVSFYSVTIMKETIGKGLNEYVAMLIIDVVRFAVSILACILLRKCGRRPLLMVSGVGTVVSLISLAVFLYFSSRNEALKSIAWLPMTCLIAYICFVSVGVVPLPWCMTGELFPLALRGLGSGIVSSFNFMCFFAVVKTGPTFFTTIGQEGAFFIYGSVALIGTIFLVLCLPETKDKTLQEIENSFRNNKKLDNETSVLMQREFRKYVCEQHV is encoded by the exons ATGCAGATAAGTAAATCGGATCCCAAAATCAAACAAGAAACATACACCAAATACGATGAAAACAaggaaaaagattttaattcgAATATTAACCTGGAATTTAAGACGGTTGAGCACAATGAAAAGCCGTTGCTGGATTATAGTACAATTAAGAATAAAAGATTTTCGCCGCTTCTTCGACAG GTAATTGCCAGTTCTGGTCCTATCCTAGCAACAGTTGCGGCCG GCATGACTTCTGGATACTCAGCCATTTTGTTGCCACAATTACAATTAAACGATAGCTCAATACAAATCAGCCATGACGAAGCTTCGTGGATAG CTTCTATGGCTGCGCTACCAATGGCTCTTGGATGCATTATCGGTGGCATAATCATGGAAAAATACGGACGAAAAATGGCTCACTTAATTTTAAACGTTCCATTTATCGTCGGATGGATTGTCATTGCTGCATCCACAAATCTTACATGGATCTTAATCGGCAGATTTGTAACCGGATTTTCCGTTGGTTTATTAGGACCGCCAGCTTCAGTGTACATCGGCGAAACTAGTGGACCAAAGTATCGTGGTTTTCTATTGGCTGGCGTTTCGTTGGCGATTGCAATCGGAATTCTTATTGCACATTTAATCGGAACGTTTTTCAGTTGGAAATTGACAGCACTTTTATGTGCTGTATGTCCGTTGATCAGTTTCCTGTGTATGCTACTGGCACCAGAAAGTCCATCGTGGTTGCTATCTAAGGGGAAGGTGGAATATGCACTGAAATCGTTTAAATGGCTCAGAGGATCGGATGATGAGTCATTGCGTGAATTCAGGAATATGGTCGACAACCAGAATACATCGACGAATGTGAGCAACTATTCCTGGGCTGTACTTAAAGACAACATACGCCAGCCGACTTTCCTCAAGCCTTTATTCATTTTACTGGGTTTCTTCCTAACAATGCAATTTGCTGGTGTCAACGCTGTGTCTTTTTATTCCGTGACAATAATGAAGGAGACCATTGGCAAAGGCTTGAACGAATACGTAGCTATGCTGATCATAGACGTTGTGAGATTTGCCGTGTCAATATTGGCCTGTATTTTACTGAGAAAGTGTGGACGCAGACCATTGCTAATGGTTAGCGGTGTTGGAACTGTTGTTTCGCTCATTTCATTAGCCGTATTCCTATATTTTTCATCGAGAAACGAGGCGCTGAAATCAATCGCTTGGTTGCCGATGACCTGTCTCATTGCGTACATATGCTTTGTCAGTGTGGGAGTTGTGCCGTTGCCATGGTGTATGACCGGTGAACTGTTTCCGTTAGCGTTGCGTGGATTGGGATCAGGCATTGTATCCTCgttcaattttatgtgcttttttGCGGTGGTTAAAACCGGaccgacatttttcacaactaTCGGTCAAGAAGGAGCATTCTTCATTTACGGTAGCGTAGCTTTGATTGGAACTATATTCTTAGTCCTTTGCCTACCCGAGACGAAGGACAAAACGTTACAGGAAATCGAAAACAGTTTCCGAAATAATAAGAAGTTGGACAATGAAACAAGTG ttttaatgcAACGTGAATTCAGAAAATACGTTTGCGAACAACATGTGTGA
- the LOC119079338 gene encoding uncharacterized protein LOC119079338 isoform X1: MDQSFIKKICEINKMRSSLRSTSEHTEQNRSEEHKYAETQSSSEEIKVTVEQEVKMEKEPDGNPTNNPTAKTEEKGLDCSKDPKHGETSANRDDDMWSDDDDSNHISRSVLSTLREKLDDRAENSHRSIRKHSPIRYVGYQSYRSRSPIRRNRSKARADARRSKSRDRRRRDYSTDKETGKRSRSRDRRRRDYSTDIEAGKRSRSRDRRRRDYSTDKEAGKRSRSRDRLRRDYSTIREAGSKSRSRSRGRRSVTPYRRAQHRIENKRSRSRSTGRHNYSSDRESGKRSRNRDRHRPDYSRKRSKSSKRRRRDHSTDKDGERRTRSRSRGRRDYSTERKSRSGNRRRRSVTPYQRTQNRVEKRRSMSKSENDTYRNYTSEKNYGRHEDQLNRSPGCLRESPKMGATDSEASSNVTDQKGEQKFSCSRTTIEILRSRIQSTLKNAASSTVTSEKISQKVQSNSFEEYRSETLETGDTESNGNGICSEESMSRVEVNIDETIFNKIVLTATSSASKPTMDVDIAPAIELTDSMQFNRMDPRTKNVQGSQIEVPQSAKTLFDSIKDPRIRKMIQTPNQQQPNQQQPHQQLQHQQLQHQQLQHQQLQHQQLQHQQQPHPQQPNQQQPNQQQPHQQFPYQHQPLYQYQHPYQMQSFQNQPFQQYPYDMQPFQHQPYRNENQTFGSENMLAKCGDSRGPNKKKSVITYGEYKKQQLRGNSSGTSNKAKMSKLDTTPTVKSSELISTPKAKAPEVIPTPNTEISQVLSTPEADVPEFISFPETGASELVQSPEVIRNAEKIVTLKKATKKQTDEQSNNKITESVTLHEQSKFTLKSKGTKTRGKKTTVKHAVTHNKRKTKKIVKSVNSDKQLKKSSRPEDAKMRGKVLEKQAAVHEKGDDDRIKFEHTVNTTVNEGSSSSSSQALSALKEIVNPQQLLTLLDIMKQMTENNSLAEVKEALKICTSDEDATAVKKLDSTLTASTGNQTKIKKNELDRLHEDINNMFIRDGVLNANGRRRNVSTSDKKSSMTDTVGVEGKRKKKREPASDNAGVNSKKQRPVISDDIKGIPCTGGGPVILLTRLIPMKQPRTKNNNVEWHSLKTVLPCQICYDPPGISLISHYVNFHPDAEVLNSRLAPEAVQRLRSSTDFPQCEGVRSDTALLYKEFCYFCNTNCTYTKQGWISHLIRHTGYYDYKCSGCFRKFSSRAQYHACGVPNSAIERINQPIFQQPNITAYVCELCNYVRFFESEMKMHLNNEHEIDERKDFKKFAFFTIPPAGKLGRPRKT, from the exons ATGGATCAaagctttataaaaaaaatatgcgaaataaataaaatgcgcAGTAGCCTACGAAGTACCAGTGAACATACAGAACAAAACCGTTCGGAGGAACATAAATATGCAGAGACACAAAG TTCATCGGAAGAAATAAAAGTTACGGTTGAACAGGaagttaaaatggaaaaagag CCTGACGGAAATCCTACTAACAATCCTACTGCTAAGACTGAAGAGAAAGGTCTAGATTGTTCAAAAGATCCAAAACACGGTGAGACGTCTGCAAATCGAGACGACGATATGTGGTCAGATGACGATGACAGCAACCACATTTCGCGAAGTGTACTCAGTACGTTGCGTGAAAAATTGGATGATCGGGCAGAAAATTCACATCGTTCCATCCGAAAACACAGCCCTATTCGATATGTTGGATATCAATCATACCGTTCCCGTTCACCTATAAGACGTAATCGTAGTAAGGCAAGGGCAGATGCAAGAAGATCGAAAAGTCGTGATAGACGTCGTCGCGATTACTCTACCGATAAAGAAACTGGAAAAAGATCGAGAAGCCGCGATAGACGTCGTCGCGATTACTCTACCGATATAGAAGCTGGAAAAAGATCGAGGAGCCGCGATAGACGTCGACGCGATTACTCTACAGATAAAGAAGCTGGAAAAAGATCGAGGAGCCGCGATAGACTTCGACGTGATTATTCTACCATAAGAGAAGCTGGAAGCAAATCGAGAAGTCGCAGTAGAGGTCGTCGAAGCGTTACGCCATACCGACGAGCTCAGCatagaattgaaaataaaagatcGAGAAGTCGGAGCACCGGTCGTCACAATTATTCTTCCGATAGAGAATCCGGAAAAAGGTCAAGAAATCGCGATAGACATCGCCCCGATTACTCTAGAAAAAGATCGAAAAGTAGCAAAAGACGTCGGCGTGACCACTCTACAGATAAAGATGGTGAAAGAAGAACGAGAAGTCGTAGTAGAGGTCGTCGCGATTACTCCACTGAAAGGAAATCGAGAAGTGGTAATAGACGTCGGAGAAGCGTTACGCCGTACCAACGAACTCAGAATAGAGTTGAAAAAAGAAGatcgatgagtaaaagtgaaAACGATACATATCGCAATTACACTagcgaaaaaaattatggaagaCATGAAGATCAGCTGAACAGATCTCCTGGTTGTTTGCGTGAATCTCCGAAAATGGGTGCGACCGATTCTGAAGCCAGCTCTAACGTTACTGATCAAAAAGGGGAACAGAAATTTTCTTGCAGTAGAACGACGATTGAAATATTGAGATCGAGAATACAGTCTACCCTTAAGAATGCAGCGTCGTCAACTGTAACATCCGAAAAGATTAGCCAAAAAGTGCAGTCGAATTCGTTTGAAGAATATCGAAGTGAGACGTTGGAGACAGGTGACACAGAGTCCAACGGGAATGGCATTTGTTCCGAAGAATCAATGTCGAGAGTTGAAGTAAACATCGACGAAactatttttaacaaaattgttcTAACGGCAACATCATCTGCCTCAAAACCGACGATGGACGTCGACATAGCTCCGGCTATCGAACTCACCGATTCAATGCAATTTAACCGAATGGACCCGCGCACCAAAAATGTTCAAGGTTCACAAATCGAAGTTCCACAATCGGCAAAAACTTTGTTCGATTCAATTAAGGATCCACGAATacgaaaaatgattcaaaCGCCAAATCAACAGCAACCGAATCAACAGCAACCGCATCAACAGCTGCAACATCAACAGCTGCAGCATCAACAGCTGCAACATCAACAGCTGCAACATCAACAGCTGCAACATCAACAGCAGCCGCATCCACAGCAGCCGAATCAACAGCAGCCGAATCAACAGCAGCCGCATCAACAGTTTCCCTATCAACATCAGCCGCTCTATCAATATCAGCATCCATATCAAATGCAGTCATTTCAAAACCAGCCATTTCAACAGTATCCATATGACATGCAGCCATTTCAACATCAGCCATATCGAAATGAGAATCAGACATTTGGATCAGAAAATATGCTTGCAAAATGTGGTGACTCGCGTGGTCCGAACAAGAAAAAATCAGTAATAACATACGGAGAgtacaaaaaacaacaattacGTGGAAACTCATCAGGAACCAGTAATAAAGCGAAAATGTCCAAATTGGATACCACACCAACAGTGAAATCATCAGAATTGATTTCTACTCCAAAAGCGAAAGCACCAGAAGTCATTCCCACTCCAAATACGGAAATATCTCAGGTCCTTTCTACTCCAGAAGCAGACGTACCAGAGTTCATTTCTTTCCCAGAAACGGGAGCATCGGAATTGGTTCAGTCACCGGAAGTAATTCGAAATGCAGAAAAAATCGTAACTCTAAAGAAAGCTACGAAAAAGCAGACAGATGAACAGAGCAACAATAAAATAACTGAGTCAGTAACGCTACACGAACAATCGAAATTCACCCTAAAGTCGAAGGGCACAAAAACTCGAGGAAAGAAAACTACGGTAAAACATGCTGTGACTCACAATAAGcgtaaaacaaagaaaattgtcaAGTCAGTAAATTCAGACAAGCAACTTAAAAAAAGCTCAAGACCAGAGGACGCTAAAATGCGAGGGAAAGTTCTGGAAAAACAGGCAGCGGTTCATGAAAAGGGCGACGACGATAGAATAAAGTTCGAACACACTGTAAATACCACAGTAAATGAAGGAAGCAGCTCGTCGTCAAGCCAGGCTTTGAGTGCGTTGAAGGAGATAGTGAATCCTCAACAATTACTTACGTTGTTGGACATAATGAAGCAAATGACTGAAAATAACTCCTTAGCTGAAGTAAAGGAAGCACTGAAAATATGCACATCCGACGAAGATGCAACTGCAgtcaaaaaattggattctaCTTTAACCGCATCGACTGgcaatcaaacgaaaataaagaaaaatgaattggaCAGACTGCACGAAGATATCAATAATATGTTCATTCGAGATGGAGTGCTCAATGCCAATGGTCGCAGACGAAACGTTTCCACGTCGGACAAAAAATCTTCGATGACAGATACTGTTGGTGTTGAAGGAAAACGAA AAAAGAAACGAGAACCTGCTTCTGACAATGCCGGTGTCAATTCAAAAAAGCAGCGTCCGGTAATATCAGACGATATTAAAGGAATACCCTGCACTGGTGGCGGTCCAGTTATCCTACTGACAAGACTGATACCGATGAAACAACCACGAACCAAAAACAACAACGTAGAGTGGCACAGTTTGAAAACAGTATTGCCTTGTCAGATTTGTTACGATCCACCGGGGATATCGTTGATAAGTCACTACGTAAATTTTCATCCGGATGCCGAGGTGTTAAATAGTCGACTTGCGCCGGAAGCAGTACAACGTCTTCGTTCTTCAACCGACTTTCCTCAATGTGAAGGAGTTCGGTCGGACACTGCTCTTCTGTATAAGGAATTTTGCTACTTCTGCAACACGAACTGCACCTACACGAAGCAAGGTTGGATTTCCCACCTGATAAGGCATACAGGCTATTACGATTATAAATGCAGCGGTTGTTTCCGGAAATTCAGTTCGAGGGCTCAATATCATGCGTGCGGCGTTCCAAATAGTGCCATCGAAAGGATTAACCAGCCAATATTCCAGCAACCGAATATTACGGCCTACGTTTGTGAACTATGCAATTACGTACGcttttttgaaagtgaaatGAAGATGCATTTGAATAACGAGCACGAAATCGACGAAAGAAaggattttaagaaattcgcgTTCTTCACCATACCGCCGGCGGGGAAGCTCGGACGTCCTCGTAAAACATGA
- the LOC119079338 gene encoding uncharacterized protein LOC119079338 isoform X2 gives MDQSFIKKICEINKMRSSLRSTSEHTEQNRSEEHKYAETQSSSEEIKVTVEQEVKMEKEPDGNPTNNPTAKTEEKGLDCSKDPKHGETSANRDDDMWSDDDDSNHISRSVLSTLREKLDDRAENSHRSIRKHSPIRYVGYQSYRSRSPIRRNRSKARADARRSKSRDRRRRDYSTDKETGKRSRSRDRRRRDYSTDIEAGKRSRSRDRRRRDYSTDKEAGKRSRSRDRLRRDYSTIREAGSKSRSRSRGRRSVTPYRRAQHRIENKRSRSRSTGRHNYSSDRESGKRSRNRDRHRPDYSRKRSKSSKRRRRDHSTDKDGERRTRSRSRGRRDYSTERKSRSGNRRRRSVTPYQRTQNRVEKRRSMSKSENDTYRNYTSEKNYGRHEDQLNRSPGCLRESPKMGATDSEASSNVTDQKGEQKFSCSRTTIEILRSRIQSTLKNAASSTVTSEKISQKVQSNSFEEYRSETLETGDTESNGNGICSEESMSRVEVNIDETIFNKIVLTATSSASKPTMDVDIAPAIELTDSMQFNRMDPRTKNVQGSQIEVPQSAKTLFDSIKDPRIRKMIQTPNQQQPNQQQPHQQLQHQQLQHQQLQHQQLQHQQLQHQQQPHPQQPNQQQPNQQQPHQQFPYQHQPLYQYQHPYQMQSFQNQPFQQYPYDMQPFQHQPYRNENQTFGSENMLAKCGDSRGPNKKKSVITYGEYKKQQLRGNSSGTSNKAKMSKLDTTPTVKSSELISTPKAKAPEVIPTPNTEISQVLSTPEADVPEFISFPETGASELVQSPEVIRNAEKIVTLKKATKKQTDEQSNNKITESVTLHEQSKFTLKSKGTKTRGKKTTVKHAVTHNKRKTKKIVKSVNSDKQLKKSSRPEDAKMRGKVLEKQAAVHEKGDDDRIKFEHTVNTTVNEGSSSSSSQALSALKEIVNPQQLLTLLDIMKQMTENNSLAEVKEALKICTSDEDATAVKKLDSTLTASTGNQTKIKKNELDRLHEDINNMFIRDGVLNANGRRRNVSTSDKKSSMTDTVGVEGKRKFQKRNENLLLTMPVSIQKSSVR, from the exons ATGGATCAaagctttataaaaaaaatatgcgaaataaataaaatgcgcAGTAGCCTACGAAGTACCAGTGAACATACAGAACAAAACCGTTCGGAGGAACATAAATATGCAGAGACACAAAG TTCATCGGAAGAAATAAAAGTTACGGTTGAACAGGaagttaaaatggaaaaagag CCTGACGGAAATCCTACTAACAATCCTACTGCTAAGACTGAAGAGAAAGGTCTAGATTGTTCAAAAGATCCAAAACACGGTGAGACGTCTGCAAATCGAGACGACGATATGTGGTCAGATGACGATGACAGCAACCACATTTCGCGAAGTGTACTCAGTACGTTGCGTGAAAAATTGGATGATCGGGCAGAAAATTCACATCGTTCCATCCGAAAACACAGCCCTATTCGATATGTTGGATATCAATCATACCGTTCCCGTTCACCTATAAGACGTAATCGTAGTAAGGCAAGGGCAGATGCAAGAAGATCGAAAAGTCGTGATAGACGTCGTCGCGATTACTCTACCGATAAAGAAACTGGAAAAAGATCGAGAAGCCGCGATAGACGTCGTCGCGATTACTCTACCGATATAGAAGCTGGAAAAAGATCGAGGAGCCGCGATAGACGTCGACGCGATTACTCTACAGATAAAGAAGCTGGAAAAAGATCGAGGAGCCGCGATAGACTTCGACGTGATTATTCTACCATAAGAGAAGCTGGAAGCAAATCGAGAAGTCGCAGTAGAGGTCGTCGAAGCGTTACGCCATACCGACGAGCTCAGCatagaattgaaaataaaagatcGAGAAGTCGGAGCACCGGTCGTCACAATTATTCTTCCGATAGAGAATCCGGAAAAAGGTCAAGAAATCGCGATAGACATCGCCCCGATTACTCTAGAAAAAGATCGAAAAGTAGCAAAAGACGTCGGCGTGACCACTCTACAGATAAAGATGGTGAAAGAAGAACGAGAAGTCGTAGTAGAGGTCGTCGCGATTACTCCACTGAAAGGAAATCGAGAAGTGGTAATAGACGTCGGAGAAGCGTTACGCCGTACCAACGAACTCAGAATAGAGTTGAAAAAAGAAGatcgatgagtaaaagtgaaAACGATACATATCGCAATTACACTagcgaaaaaaattatggaagaCATGAAGATCAGCTGAACAGATCTCCTGGTTGTTTGCGTGAATCTCCGAAAATGGGTGCGACCGATTCTGAAGCCAGCTCTAACGTTACTGATCAAAAAGGGGAACAGAAATTTTCTTGCAGTAGAACGACGATTGAAATATTGAGATCGAGAATACAGTCTACCCTTAAGAATGCAGCGTCGTCAACTGTAACATCCGAAAAGATTAGCCAAAAAGTGCAGTCGAATTCGTTTGAAGAATATCGAAGTGAGACGTTGGAGACAGGTGACACAGAGTCCAACGGGAATGGCATTTGTTCCGAAGAATCAATGTCGAGAGTTGAAGTAAACATCGACGAAactatttttaacaaaattgttcTAACGGCAACATCATCTGCCTCAAAACCGACGATGGACGTCGACATAGCTCCGGCTATCGAACTCACCGATTCAATGCAATTTAACCGAATGGACCCGCGCACCAAAAATGTTCAAGGTTCACAAATCGAAGTTCCACAATCGGCAAAAACTTTGTTCGATTCAATTAAGGATCCACGAATacgaaaaatgattcaaaCGCCAAATCAACAGCAACCGAATCAACAGCAACCGCATCAACAGCTGCAACATCAACAGCTGCAGCATCAACAGCTGCAACATCAACAGCTGCAACATCAACAGCTGCAACATCAACAGCAGCCGCATCCACAGCAGCCGAATCAACAGCAGCCGAATCAACAGCAGCCGCATCAACAGTTTCCCTATCAACATCAGCCGCTCTATCAATATCAGCATCCATATCAAATGCAGTCATTTCAAAACCAGCCATTTCAACAGTATCCATATGACATGCAGCCATTTCAACATCAGCCATATCGAAATGAGAATCAGACATTTGGATCAGAAAATATGCTTGCAAAATGTGGTGACTCGCGTGGTCCGAACAAGAAAAAATCAGTAATAACATACGGAGAgtacaaaaaacaacaattacGTGGAAACTCATCAGGAACCAGTAATAAAGCGAAAATGTCCAAATTGGATACCACACCAACAGTGAAATCATCAGAATTGATTTCTACTCCAAAAGCGAAAGCACCAGAAGTCATTCCCACTCCAAATACGGAAATATCTCAGGTCCTTTCTACTCCAGAAGCAGACGTACCAGAGTTCATTTCTTTCCCAGAAACGGGAGCATCGGAATTGGTTCAGTCACCGGAAGTAATTCGAAATGCAGAAAAAATCGTAACTCTAAAGAAAGCTACGAAAAAGCAGACAGATGAACAGAGCAACAATAAAATAACTGAGTCAGTAACGCTACACGAACAATCGAAATTCACCCTAAAGTCGAAGGGCACAAAAACTCGAGGAAAGAAAACTACGGTAAAACATGCTGTGACTCACAATAAGcgtaaaacaaagaaaattgtcaAGTCAGTAAATTCAGACAAGCAACTTAAAAAAAGCTCAAGACCAGAGGACGCTAAAATGCGAGGGAAAGTTCTGGAAAAACAGGCAGCGGTTCATGAAAAGGGCGACGACGATAGAATAAAGTTCGAACACACTGTAAATACCACAGTAAATGAAGGAAGCAGCTCGTCGTCAAGCCAGGCTTTGAGTGCGTTGAAGGAGATAGTGAATCCTCAACAATTACTTACGTTGTTGGACATAATGAAGCAAATGACTGAAAATAACTCCTTAGCTGAAGTAAAGGAAGCACTGAAAATATGCACATCCGACGAAGATGCAACTGCAgtcaaaaaattggattctaCTTTAACCGCATCGACTGgcaatcaaacgaaaataaagaaaaatgaattggaCAGACTGCACGAAGATATCAATAATATGTTCATTCGAGATGGAGTGCTCAATGCCAATGGTCGCAGACGAAACGTTTCCACGTCGGACAAAAAATCTTCGATGACAGATACTGTTGGTGTTGAAGGAAAACGAA AATTCCAGAAAAGAAACGAGAACCTGCTTCTGACAATGCCGGTGTCAATTCAAAAAAGCAGCGTCCGGTAA